A single region of the Triticum dicoccoides isolate Atlit2015 ecotype Zavitan chromosome 2B, WEW_v2.0, whole genome shotgun sequence genome encodes:
- the LOC119362568 gene encoding uncharacterized protein LOC119362568: protein MATAHCYPPPPPIAHALPRPHAADSAVALLPDDGGSDSESVAESSCPHPRRPTASGDEEEEEEDGCSGSCVEADEYWGYYQQQQHPQEADEEEEVSTASVWWKKKRAAAAAGRAGGAFPSAVGREGEEKKAEDPKRAAARQEEDRKFWADCLATGYP from the coding sequence ATGGCCACGGCACACTgctacccgccgccgccgcccatcgccCACGCGCTTCCAAGGCCGCACGCCGCCGACAGCGCCGTCGCCCTCCTCCCCGACGACGGCGGCAGCGACAGCGAGAGCGTGGCGGAGTCGTCGTGCCCGCACCCGCGCCGGCCGACGGCGAgcggggacgaggaggaggaggaggaggacgggtgCAGCGGCAGCTGCGTGGAGGCGGACGAGTACTGGGGGTActaccagcagcagcagcatccgCAGGAAGCCGACGAAGAGGAGGAGGTCAGCACGGCGAGCGTCTGGTGGAAGAAgaaacgggcggcggcggcggctggtagGGCCGGCGGCGCGTTCCCCTCGGCGGTGGGGCGTGAGGGGGAGGAGAAGAAGGCGGAGGACCcgaagcgggcggcggcgcggcaggaGGAGGACCGCAAGTTCTGGGCGGACTGCCTCGCCACAGGGTACCCATGA
- the LOC119362569 gene encoding 4-alpha-glucanotransferase DPE2 translates to MAKVTLIFKLPYYTQWGQSIIIAGSAPALGSWNVKQGLPLSPVHEGNALVWRGQVLVPAVFTCEYSYHVVDDHKNVLRWESGEKKKLVVPEGVKDGDVVEVRDWWQDASEALFLRSAFKNVIFSATDNAKRQLQPSSLNKSLDPEDIVVQFIISCPRLAAGSTVVVTGSNPAIGNWKEQNGLKLNYVGDSIWKAYCVLRKSEFPVKYKYCQVSEAGVFSLEFGPNREVDVDLSSPKPSRHILLSDGSLREAPWRGAGVAVPMFSIRSNEDLGVGEFPDLKLLVDWAVNSGFHLVQLLPINDTSVNKMWWDSYPYSSLSVFALHPLYLRVQALSDAIPADVKEEISKAKKELDKKDVDYEAALATKLRIAQKMFNLEKDKVLNSAPFKQFLSENEEWLKPYAAFCFLRDFFETSDHSQWGRFSQFSKEKLDKLVAADALHHDIIRFHYYVQYHLFTQLSEAAAYARKNKVILKGDLPIGVDRNSVDTWVYPTLFRMNTATGAPPDYFAKSGQNWGFPTYNWEEMSKDNYGWWRARLTQLSKFFTAYRIDHILGFFRIWELPDHAATGLCGKFRPSIPLSQEELLGDGIWDFDRMSRPYIRQDMLEEKFGSLWTVVAANFLHEYQKHCYEFKEECNTEKKIVTKLNTSPEKSLWLEKEDSIRRGLFDLLQNIVLIRDPEDSTKYYPRFNLEDTSSFRDLDEHSKNVLRRLYHDYYFVRQENLWRQNALKTLPVLLNCSDMLACGEDLGLIPACVHPVMLELGLIGLRIQRMPSEPGLEFDIPSKYSYMTVCAPSCHDCSTLRAWWEGDEGTRSRFYKTVIGSDKEAPSRCTPEVVNFILQQHFDAPSMWAIFPLQDLLALKDKYTARPAAEETINDPTNPRHYWRFRLHVPLESILEDKDIQASIKNLVTSSGRSFPGKKTDKA, encoded by the exons ATGGCGAAAGTGACCCTGATCTTCAAGCTACCGTACTACACGCAATGGGGGCAGAGCATCATCATCGCcggctccgcgccggcgctcgggtCCTGGAACGTCAAGCAGGGGCTGCCCCTGAGCCCGGTTCACGAGGGGAACGCGCTGGTCTGGCGCGGCCAGGTTTTAGTCCCCGCTGTCTTCACCTGTGAGTACAGCTACCATGTGGTGGACGACCACAAGAACGTTCTCAGATGGGAGTCTGGGGAGAAGAAGAAGCTAGTGGTGCCGGAGGGCGTCAAGGACGGCGACGTCGTCGAGGTCCGCGACTGGTGGCAG GATGCTTCTGAAGCTCTTTTCCTCCGAAGTGCGTTCAAGAACGTCATTTTCAGCGCAACTGATAATGCTAAAAGGCAATTGCAGCCTTCTTCCCTCAACAAAAGTTTGGATCCTGAAG ATATTGTCGTGCAATTTATTATCAGTTGTCCTCGGCTAGCAGCTGGTTCTACT GTTGTCGTCACAGGAAGTAACCCCGCGATAGGAAATTGGAAAGAGCAAAATGGCCTCAAGCTCAACTATGTTGGAGATTCCATTTGGAAAGCCTACTGTGTGTTGCGGAAGTCTGAGTTCCCAGTAAA ATATAAGTACTGTCAAGTTAGTGAAGCAGGAGTCTTTTCATTGGAGTTCGGCCCAAACAGAGAGGTTGATGTGGATTTATCATCACCCAAGCCATCCAGACACATCTTATTATCTGATGGCTCCCTCCGG GAAGCACCATGGAGGGGTGCTGGTGTTGCCGTACCGATGTTCTCAATCAGGTCAAATGAGGATCTTGGTGTTGGAGAATTCCCAGATCTTAAACTTCTTGTTGACTGGGCAGTCAATTCGGGTTTTCATCTTGTTCAGCTCCTTCCTATCAATGATACTTCTGTTAACAAGATGTGGTGGGATTCATATCCATATAG CTCACTCTCCGTATTTGCGTTGCACCCCTTGTACCTGAGAGTGCAGGCACTTTCAGATGCTATTCCAGCAGATGTTAAG GAAGAGATTTCGAAGGCAAAGAAGGAGTTGGACAAAAAG GACGTCGACTATGAGGCAGCATTGGCCACGAAACTCAGAATTGCCCAAAAAATGTTTAATTTAGAAAAGGACAAAGTGCTAAATTCAGCTCCGTTCAAGCAGTTCTTATCTGAAAATGAG GAATGGTTGAAGCCATATGCTGCATTTTGCTTTCTTCGGGATTTCTTCGAGACATCAGATCACAGCCAGTGGGGTCGGTTCTCTCAGTTTTCCAAGGAGAAG CTTGACAAGCTAGTCGCAGCAGATGCTTTGCACCATGATATTATACGCTTCCACTACTATGTCCAATACCATCTATTTACACAA TTATCAGAGGCAgctgcatatgcaaggaagaacaaggtTATTCTGAAAGGAGATTTACCTATTGGTGTTGATAGGAACAGTGTGGATACTTGGGTATACCCTACATTATTTCGCATGAATACCGCTACTGGTGCACCTCCAGATTACTTTGCCAAAAGTGGACAAAATTGGGGTTTTCCTACATATAACTGGGAGGAGATGTCAAAGGATAATTATGGGTGGTGGCGAGCTCGTCTGACACAG CTATCAAAATTCTTCACAGCATATAGGATAGACCATATTTTGGGTTTCTTTAGGATCTGGGAGCTTCCAGATCATGCTGCCACAGGTCTTTGTGGAAAATTTAGACCTTCAATTCCTCTTAGTCAG GAGGAGCTTCTAGGTGATGGTATCTGGGATTTTGATCGGATGAGCCGCCCATATATTCGTCAGGACATGCTGGAG GAGAAGTTTGGATCTCTTTGGACAGTTGTTGCAGCCAACTTTCTGCACGAGTATCAGAAACACTGCTACGAG TTCAAAGAGGAATGCAACACCGAGAAAAAGATTGTTACAAAGCTTAATACCAGTCCCGAAAAATCACTCTGGCTGGAGAAAGAAGACAGTATTCGGCGTGGTCTGTTCGATCTTCTACAG AATATAGTCCTCATCAGAGATCCCGAGGACTCCACAAAGTACTATCCCCGCTTTAACCTGGAAGATACTTCAAGTTTTAGGGACTTGGATGAACATAG CAAAAATGTCCTTAGAAGATTATACCATGACTATTATTTCGTTCGCCAAGAAAATCTTTGGCGACAAAATGCACTGAAGACTCTACCTGTTCTATTGAACTGTTCGGATATGTTGGCATGCGGGGAAGATCTTGGCCTTATCCCTGCTTGTGTTCACCCT GTTATGCTAGAACTCGGGTTGATTGGATTGCGTATCCAGAGAATGCCTAGTGAACCAGGCTTGGAATTTGATATTCCGTCCAAGTACAGCTATATGACG GTTTGTGCTCCCTCATGTCATGATTGCTCCACATTACGTGCTTGGTGGGAAGGAGATGAAGGGACAAGAAGTCGTTTTTACAAGACTGTAATTGGCAGCGACAAAGAGGCCCCATCTCGTTGCACCCCAGAAGTAGTGAACTTCATTCTTCAGCAGCATTTCGATGCACCGTCAATGTGGGCAATCTTTCCGCTACAG GATCTGCTCGCTCTGAAAGACAAATACACCGCAAGACCAGCAGCGGAGGAAACAATCAACGATCCCACTAACCCGAGGCATTATTGGAGATTCC GCCTACATGTGCCACTGGAgtccatactggaggacaaggacaTCCAGGCGAGCATCAAGAACCTCGTCACAAGCAGCGGGAGGTCATTCCCTGGCAAGAAAACGGACAAGGCCTAG